Within the Terriglobia bacterium genome, the region CGCTGGAAAACTTGGCTCTGTTTTTGCGGGGGATGCCTCTCTCAACCACGACGGGCGCGGCCAAGCTCACAACTCACCTCCACTGGTTTCTATTATTTTTGTTGCATTTCCATGTGAAGAGATAGTGACGGCGCGATTAATGGCCGGTAAATCGTTATTGGAGCTTACGCTTCCTCGGGCAAGCAGTTTTCTCCAGGGTGAGTTCGAATACGGTCCAGTTGCAGTTGAACCACCGGCTTATCGTACGTGCGAAGGACATGGCGCACCGTGCGGCCGCTGACGAGGTGGCAGACCTCCTCGGCCATGTTCTTGGCGTGATCGCCTGCGCGTTCGAGTTCCTGTGCCATGGCGATGACGTGGAAACTTTCCTGGCGCGACTCATCATGCCCCGGCTCAAGATGCCGCATAAGGATCAGGTTACGGAGGCGATCCAGTTCGCCATCGGAACGCAGAACCGTCACGGCGCGTTCCAGATTGCGCTGGCAGAAAGCGATGTCGACATCCGACAGCATCCTTTCCAGTCCCGACGCCATCATCGTCAATTCCTTCACGTCCTGCGGCTGGATCCTAACCGCCACGGACCCGGCGCGGTTGCCGAAACTGAGCAGCAGGTCGCCGATGCGCTCCAGCGCGATGACGAATTTCATGCAGGCAAGCAGTTCGCGCGCATGCGCCTCAGAGGCACCTGAGATCGTTGCCGTCACGAGGTCATCGACGTCCCGATCCAGTGAATCCAATTCTTTCTCGCGATCACGCAAGGTGCGCAAAATCTGCGCCGATCCGGTCGCGATGCCTTCGGCGGCGGCCCTGGCGGCGCTCTTCGCGACGCGCAATGCCTCTTGTGCGAGTTCCAGGATGTGGGTTCCCGGATTGACGATGTTCTCCGCTGTGGGTGCGGTACTCATTTCCCTCTCCAGTGCAGGAGATGGGAGGCTTGGCCCATTAGGCGAGGAACCGACCGCCACAAACCTCCCACCGGCCTTATTTCTGACAGCGTAAGAGGCAGAGGTTACGCGGTGATGTAGGGATTGTGAATAAGAGGTGAATTTGCCATTGCGCGGGATCGCAGGTCTAAAGCTGAAAGTCGAAAGTCTAAAGCTGAAACACTGTAATGGAACTTAGTTGTCTAGCTTTCAACCTTTGACTTCGGACTTTCGACTGCTTCTGCATTCCCATCCTGCACCGCCGGTAGCGTGAACGCGAAAGTGCTACCGCGATGCAGCTCGCTTTCGGCCCGGATGGTGCCGCCGTGGGCCAGTACGATGTGTTTGGCGATAGCGAGGCCCAGCCCAGTACCGCCGCTCTCCCGCGAGCGGGCCTTATCCACGCGGTAGAAGCGCTCAAACAGTCGCGGCAGGTGTTCTGAACTGATACCGGGTCCGAAGTCGCGCACGAAAAACTCCACCCCCTTGTCGACATCGCGCGCGCCGATGACCAGTTTGTCGCTGCTGCCTGCGTATTTGAGTGCGTTGTCGATGAGGTTCCTGAAGACTTGAAAGATGGCATCGCGATCGGCCTGCACCATTCGGAGCGCGTCGTTGTGCACCTCGAGTGGCATTCGCTTGTCTTCGGTCTCATGGAAATTCTGCTCGGCCTCTTTTAGCAGTTCGGCCGGAACCGTCGGTGACAGCCGCATTTCCTCTTCGCCGGACTCAACCCGCGCCAGAATCAGCAGGTCTTCCGTGAGCCGCGCCATGCGCGACGCATTTTTCCGGATGACCTCGAGAAATTCCTTCTGCTCGTCAGTGGTTGCGGTCTCCTGCAGAGTCTCCGCGTAGCCCTGTATCGACGTCAGCGGGGTGCGCAGTTCATGGGAGACGTTCGCAATAAAATCCCGCCGCGTGCGCTCCACCCGCTCCACTTCAGTCAGGTCTGTCAGCACGCCCACGGCTCCGCCGCTCGGCATAGGTGCTGCGGTCACATTGAACACTCTTCCCGGAAAAACGGCATGCGCGCGCGCTGTTGCAACCTCGCGCTTGTCCATCGCCTCCTGGAATGCCGCGAGAAGTTCCGGATCTCGAAGGTTCTCAACCAGCGCGACGTTTCGATGCAAACCGCCGGGGAGGATTCGCTCCATGCGCTGGTTCGCCCAGATTACGCGGCCGTCGGGCCCGACGGCGATTACCGGTTCCTGCATGCTGTTCAGCAACGTGACTAGTTCACGGCGCCCGCGCTCCACTTCGGCGAAACTCTCTTCCAGTCGGCGTGCGGTGCGATCCAGCGAACGCGCCACCTGACCGATCTCATCATTCGACGGCTCGGCAATGCGCGCCGTGAGATCACCCTGCGCGATTCGTCCCGAGAACTCGACGATGCGCTTCAATCGCGCGGTGATACTTCGGGCAGCCAGGGCGGCGATGATCAAGGCGAATATGAACGCCAGGGTCGAAGCCCCCAGCAACGTCATACGAACCTTGTGGTTGACCTGCGCGATTTCGATCAACGGATAGGCGAGGCGAACCGCACCATCTGGAACCGGCGCGGCAACGTATAGAAAGTCGATACCGAGCGTGTGGCTCGTCCGGGAGTTGCTGCCGACTCGGCCCTGCAACGCTTCGCGAAACTCGGGCCGGGTCGAGTGGTTCTCCATCTCTTCCGGGTTGGCGTTGGAGTCGGCGAGCACAAGCCCGTCTTTCCGGATGATGGTGACGCGGGCGCCCGATTCGCGGGACACATCCGTGGCGATCTTCTCCATATCCGCACCGGGAGGAGCGTTGCGGATACGGTCGGCAAACATGAGCGCCTTTTCCTGGAGGGAGCGCTGAATTTCGTCGCGCAGGGAGGCTTCCCAAGACCGCCGCACGGCAATGTCAATCGTCGACGTCGCAGCAGCAATCACTATGACAAAAGCAGCAACCAGTTTGAAGAATACCTGGCTTCTCACTTCATCGCCTCGAACCGGTACCCGGCTCCACGTACGGTACGAAGATACCGCGGCTCGTCGGGATTCGGTTCGATTTTCTCGCGAATGCGCCGCACGTAGACATCTACGGAGCGCGGGGTGACAAAGGCGGTGTCGCGCCAAACCGCATCCAGCAGCTGGTCCCGGGTGAAAACGCGGCCGGGATGGCGGGCAAGGTACTCCAATAGCCGGAACTCGGTGGCGGTGGTTGGAACCGTCTTGCCGGTGACGCTCAGCGTCATGGCACCGCTGTCGATTTCTATCTCGCCGGTGCGCAAAACGGAAGGGGCCAATGGCCGTTCGAATCGCCGCAAAACGGCCTTAATCCGCGCCACCAGTTCGCGCGGGCTGAACGGCTTGGTGATGTAATCGTCCGCGCCTAATTCGAATCCCAGCACACGGTCCGACTCGGCGGCCTTCGCCGTTAAAAAGATGACCGGCGTCATGGCAACTGTGGCGGACTGGCGAATGCGGCGGCAAAGCTCAAGGCCGTCGCTTCCGGGAATCATGATGTCGAGGAGAAACAGTACGGGCTTGTCTTTTTCAGCGTCCGCAATCACGCCCGCAGCACCGACGAAGTGACGTACGAAGAAACCCGCCGCCTCCAGGTGATGCCGGACGAGACGGGCGATGTCAGCTTCATCTTCCACTACGAAGATGGTTGGCTTCACAGGCATATTCTAGGACAAAGACACCATTCCAAGACACACACCCCGCAGAATTAACCGGGCATTAATAAATTTCTCCGCATGCACCGGTAGTACAACCACTCGGGAAACGCGCCAACGGACAACCTTCGGACTACAATCCCGCTCCAATCGTTGCGCTCGTGGGGAGCGCAAAAGGGCGACGCCCGTCGTGGGGACGATGGAGCGCCCACGGAAAATGCGGTCCGAAAAGACTCTGTTTTCCAGCCGAGCAGTAACCAAAGTAATTCAAGGTTGGTTCCGCATGTACCGATAGGACGTGCATGAAGCCGCGTAGTTTAGTGATCTCCGCCTGTATCGTTCTGTGCGCGGGACTAGTTCTGCCCGCGGACGCTCAAGTCTCGCCGGCGAGCGCCGCCCCGATCTTCGTCCTTGCTCGTGGAGGCTCTGCCAAGGTGCCACTAAAGGAAGGCTTTACGGTTCGTCGGGACGTTGAAGAAGCACAGATTCGTTTTTTCGCGACGGACCGCAGCGGGAAGCCTATCGTCGGTCTGCGTCCCGAGGACATCCAGGTATTTGACGACCGGGTGCGTGTTCCAGAACTGAAGAGCTTCACCATGTCGCAGTACCGTCCGCTTGAGATCGGCGTACTGGTGGACCTCAGCGAATCCATCGGACCACAGCAGCAGGGGGAAGCACTGATGGCCGCGGACCTGCTGGGAGAAATCTTCGATAGTCATCGCGATGAGGCCTTCGTAGTCGGATTCTCGAATAATGTCAGGCTGCTCCAATCGCAAACAAAAGATGTCAGCCTGGTCCGTGACGCCCTGCTTCACAATCCAGGACACCAAGGCCTGACGTCACTATTTGACGCGCTGGTCCAAACCTGCAGAACCGAGTTTCGCGACTCGGCTTCGGAAGGACGCCAGCGCATCCTGCTGCTCTTCAGCGACGGCGATGACACTCTCAGCTTCCACGATCTCGACGATGCGCTTCAGGAGGCATTGCGCTCTGAAGTCACAATCTACGCAGTGACTTCGAGTGAGAGGGGCTCGGACGGATTCCGGATTTTGCGACAGTTGACGCAGCAGACGGGCGGCAAGGTGTACGTCATCCAGAAGAAACAGGACATGGGGACGCTGAAAGTCGCACTGAACGACTCGGTTCGCGGCGAATACACGGTGTCATTCCATCCTGCGACTGAAGCATCGGGGTTCCACCCCGTCAGGATCGAGTTGCGCGAGCGTCCGGACGCCATTCTTCGCGGCGGCAGCGGCTATTACATGGCGTCGCGGTAAGCCGAGATTAGTTCTCCTGCAGGACCATCACTTGCGTATTTCCACCCTGCGGCTCGGCGTGGATTTTGATTCGCACCCCTCCGGGCAGCATCGCGGAAAGGGTCCCCTTCCCTCCGCTATCCGTCATCGTGGAAACAGGAAATCGAATTTTGTAATACTGCATGACCTGCTGCGGCGTGTCGCGAGTGAGGAAACCGGCAACGACGGTTTCACCGCTCAGGGTAGCTATGGCAACCGGAGTCGCGCCCGGATAATTGCCCAAGTTCATCGCGCGAACCGATTCCGCGACGGGGGGCGTTGAAACCGGTTGGGGAGCGGGGGCCGCAGCAACAGGCCCTGGCGTCTGCTGGCCAGGTTCTGATGACGCCGGCGTCTGTGCAGACGAAGCAGCCTCATCAGCCGGGGCGCCGCTCGATGAATTGTCGGAGGCGGAGCTTGGCGCACTGCCCGCTGCAGATCCGGGCGACTGCGATTGCGCCTGCGGGGCCGCGCCCTTGGTTTTTCCCTGTCTCTGCAGGTAGATCGTTCCAGCAATTCCGCTAATAATCAACACCAGCAGAACCACGCAAGCAATAACGAAGACGGGAGAACTCGAACTCTCGGACACTTCGCCGTACGACGGGAGCACAGGAGATTCCGTATCTGGAACCGCGATTTCCGAAACGGTTGCTGGTTGTGGCGCAACCGATTGCTCACTCTGACCGAAGTGTTCCGGAGCGGGTGCGTGGGCTGGTGCCGCGGCAACCGGCGCCACGGCCGACGTCGAAACCGGGGGAACCGGCGCTGGACTGGCCTGCGCAGGCGTCCCGCAATTCGTGCAAAAATGTGCTCCTTCGCTTAGCGCCTTACCGCAATTCGTGCAGAACGCCATTCCGATACCCCGGCTCAATGTGGCTTTTGCTGGAGTATAGCGCAAGCGAAACTGCCGGGGCGATTGTCGCTCCGGCAGTCAGGTCATCTGAATCACAAGCTTTGAATACGAGGCTACGGCGTTTGCGCGGGCTGCACCCCTCTAGCACCGGAGTCTGGCCCGGTCCACGGACGGCTGATGTAATCGGTCATGCTCAGAGTCAGCAGGATGATCAGGAAGCAGAACCCGGCAAAGATTGTAACCTTGGTCATCTTGGGCGAGTACTTCACGTGCATGAAAAACAGGATCACGAGCATCGACTTGATCATTGCGATGGTAATCGCGACCAGCGCGTTGAACGGCCCGAGATCGATCTGCGCAACACCGTACGTTGTCAGCGTAAAACAGAGCAACGCCAGGAAGACGAAAACGTAGACCTTGGGGGAGACAATGTGCCCCATCGTGTGCTTCTCTTCACTCATGCGAATCCCCCTAGTGATGCCTGTCTATCAGGTATAGAAGTGGATATAACCAAATCCACACAATGTCGACGAAGTGCCAGTACAACCCGGAAAGTTCAATCGGCGTGTAATACATTGAGCCAAATTCGCCGCGAGTACTGCGAATGAGCAGCCATGCGAGCAGGCCGAGTCCAACGATCATGTGGATCGCGTGCAGGCCCGTCATGATGAAGTACAGAGAGAAGAAAATCTCCGTCTTTTGCGGATCGATGGCGTGAAATCTCTGCGCCATCTCCGGTTCGACCACGAAATGATAGCTTGGACCCGGGACGTGATGCTCCTGAAACTTGTCGTAGTACTCTTTCCCCTTGATGCAAAGGAATGCCGTTCCCAGGAGCATGGTGACAGCGAGGAACCCGATCAGGGCTTTCTTCCTTCCGAGCTGTGCGGAATAAACCGCCATCGCCATTGTGAGCGAACTGCAGATCAGCACTGCAGTGTTCGTCGTGCCCCAAATTACGTTGATACTGGTGCTGGCGGCCGCGAAAGAGTCGAAGTAAAGAACGCGATAGATCAGGTAAGCCGCGAACAGGCCACCGAAGAACATGATTTCGGTGACGAGAAACACCCACATGCCGAAGGCGGAAGTCTCCGACTGCTGCCCCATGTCGCGGAAATGATGTTTAAGCAGGTGAACTGCGCTGGTGCTATCCGACAACTTCGGCCTCCTCGGGTTGCGCTGCGTCGATCTCGTCGTAGTTGTAGGCTTCCCAGGTTACGACAGGCGTCTCATCGAAGTTAAAAGTGCTCGGCGGCGAAGGAACTGTCCACTCCAGGCCTGCCGCGTTCCATGGGTTCGCCGGGGCCTTCTCGCCATACCGCAGCGACCACACAAAGTAGATCATCGGGAAGATGTACCCGATCGCCAGCACCGAAGCGCCCGCTGTGGAGAAGATGTTCAGCGCCTGGAATTCCGGCGGATAAGCCTGGTAACGCCGCGGCATTCCCAGGTAGCCCAGGATGAACTGGGGGAAGAACGTCAGGTTAAATCCGGCGAATACGAGCACGGCGGAGAGTTTCGCCCAAGCCTCGGGATACATGCGGCCTGTCATCTTAGGCCACCAGAAATGGAGTCCGCCCAGGTAGGCCATCAGCGTGCCGCCGACCATGATGTAGTGGAAGTGAGCCACCACGAAGTACGTATCGGTCACGTGTACGTCGATTCCGAGCGCGGCCAGGAACAGGCCGGTCATACCGCCAATCGTAAACAGGCCGATAAATCCGAAGACGTACAGCATCGGCGTCGTAAACCGTATCGAGCCCTTGTAGAGCGTGGCCGTCCAGTTGAACACCTTGATGGCCGATGGAATCGCAACCAGGTAGCTCAGGAACGAGAACACCATCGCGGCGTAGAGCGAGATCCCCGCGACGAACATGTGGTGTGCCCAGACCAGGAACCCGATGACGGCAATACCGATTGAGGCCAGCGCCACGAAGTTGTAACCGAACATCCTCTTGCGCGAGAAACACGTTACAAGTTCGCTGATCACGCCCATGCCCGGCAAGACCATGATGTAAACGGCTGGATGTGAATAAAACCAGAAGAGGTGTTGAAACAGCAGCGGGTCGCCACCCAGTCTTGCGTCGAAAATACCGAGATTCAGCAACCGCTCTGCCGCGACCAGCAACAGCGTGATGGCGATAACCGGCGTGCCGAGCACCATGATCACCGAGGTCGCATAGTGCGACCACAGGAACAGCGGCAGCCTCGACCAGGTAAGGCCGGGCGCGCGCATCCGGTGAATCGTGACAATGAAATTGAGCCCGGTGAAGATCGACGAGAAGCCGTTGATGAACACGCCGATCGCTACCAGCGAAACGTTCGTGTTCGAATAATGCGTACTGAACGGAGTGTAGAAGGTCCAGCCGGTGTCGATACCCCCATTGATCATGGCGTAAAGCGTGAGGGCGCCGCCGATCATGTACAGGTACCAGCTCAGCAAATTGATCTTCGGAAATGCGAGATCCTTAGCCCCGACCATGAGTGGCACCAGGAAGTTGCCGAGCACGGCCGGAATCGACGGGATCAGGAAGAAGAACACCATAATTATCCCGTGCATGGAGAACACCTTGTTGTAGGTGTCCGCCTGCATCAGGTCTCCCGCGGGGGTCAGCAACTCCAGACGAATCAACGTTGCAAAAAATCCGCCGACAAAGAAGAAGAACGTCACCGAAAACAGGTATAGAATCGCGATCCGCTTGTGGTCCGTCGTCAGCAGCCACGATTTGATCCCGTAATCCGCGTTCAGATAATTCGTACGCTCAACTGGCTGTACCGCTGTTGCCATTGCTTTGCTCCCCTACTTCCTGTTCGTCGCCGGTTGGGTCGGCACATCAGGCTTCGCCACGGAAGGCTCGGTCTTCGGCGTAACCGGATACGGCGCCCGCTCCGGGTTTGAGACCGGTACCGGGGGATTTGCCGCTCCGTTACCCAGCGCCTTCACATACGCCACCAGCGCGACCATCTCGTCTTCGGTAATCTGGCCTTCAAACGTCGGCATGATGTTCTTGAACCCGGAGGCGATCTGGGCGCCCGGATTCATAATGGATTCGCGAATATAAGTCTCGTCGGCCGTTACCGTGCGTCCGTCGTCGAGCAGCACCGGATGCCCATAAAGTCCCACGAGATTCGGTCCGCGGCCTTGCGTATCGCTGCGATGGCACATCGCGCAACCGTACTGCTGGAAATTCTTTTCGCCCCTGGACGCCAGCGAACCATCCGTCGCCGATTGCGCCCACGCCTGGTAATCCTTCGGATCCATGACGACAACTTCACCAACCATGCCCGAGTGCTGCGTGCCGCAATATTCGGCGCAAAAGAGGTGATAGGTTCCAACCTTTGTCGCCCGGAACCACACGCTGGTGTAGCGACCGGGCAGAACGTCCGCCTTCACGCGGAAGGCCGGCACGTAGAAGCTGTGGATTACATCCTGTGAAGTCATGATTGTCCGCACATCGCGTCCGACGGGTACGTGCAGGACGTTGATTTCGCGTTGTCCCCCGGTGTGCTCGAACTTCCACATCCACTGCTTGGCCACAACGTAGACTTCCATCGAGTCTTTTGGTGGACGCGTTTCGTAGAAGTAGATCGCCGCGGCCCAGATGAAGATAATCATCGTGATGCCCAGCGGGATGATGGTCCACGTCAACTCCAGCGCCAGCGATCCTTCAACCTGCACCGCCTTGGGATGATTCTGTTTGCGATAACGCCAGGCAAGGAAGACGATCGCGAGAGCGATTCCGACGCCAAACACGAACGTCAGGCAGACCAGAAAGAAGTACAGGCTGTCGACGTAACCTGATAGCGAGGAAGCTCCCGTTGGAAATAGCGGAAAATTCGGCATGTATCTAAGCCCGTCCTGTTCCAAATCCTTTTGCGCGCGGCTCATGCAGGTACATCACGATCAAGAAGCCGCCCAATATGACAAGAGTCAAGGCACCACCCAGCCTGACCATGTTCGTAACCACCGCGCCGTATTTTCCGATGCGCGGATCGTAGTGGTAGCAGTACAACAACAGTTGATCGGTAAGCGTCCCGATCCGGTTCTTCGATGCCTCAACAATCCCCAGGCGCATGTCACGCGCTGAGTACTCCACCCCGTAGTAGTACTGCGCAATCTTTCCTTCCGGTGTCGCCAGGATTACTCCCGCCGCGTGGGCGAATTGATCCGTCTTCGCGTCGTACTGGTACTCCCAGCCGAGCGCATTCGCCAACGCATCGATTTCAGGCTGCTTTCCAACGAGGAAGTGCCAGCCGTTCTCCGCGCCCGGACGTCCCAACCGTTCCATAAACGTCTTCTTCTTCGCCGCCGCAAGTTGCGGGGTCTCGCGCGGATCGATGCTCACCGTGAGGATCTCGAACTGCTTGCCCGGCATGAACCCGATGATCTTGGTCATCGCGGTCAGTCCCTGGAGCACTTCACCGCACAGCATTGGGCATTGGTAGTAAACCAGGTTCAGAATTACCGGGCGCCCGGACTGGAAGTAACCTCCCAGTTTTACCGTCTTGCCGGTCTCGTCCTGGAACTGCAAATTCAACGGCACCTGCTCTCCCAAGCGTTGCTCAATGCCAACGTGCTTCAACTCGGGCGGCGGCGTGTGACTGTAATCAGGGTCGCCAATCATCTGCCCGAAGCCCGTGCCTGCAATCGCAACCGTCAGCGCGATTAGCAGAACTGTCTTTCCGAATTTTGACTGCGAATGAATCGATGCCGCTTTCATACCTTCTCCGCTTACTGAGCAGCTTCCGGCGCGCTCTCAACCTTTTCGCCCTGGACCGTGCTGCCGGTGTAAGAGGTGACTGCCGGTGGCGGCCCAGGACGTGTCGGCAAACCCTTCTTCAACAGGTCGTCCATCGCGACGCTGATTGGCAAATGCACCACTCCCTGCTGGTCCACCCAGGGCTTTCCGTTCAGGACCTGGTTTTCCATTTGGGTGAAAGTACGCATGTCCGCCGGTTCGTCGTTCTGCAATCGCGGTTCGGCAAACTTGTCCAGGTTCACCATCGGCGTGTTCTGCAGAATCAATGCCGGCGGCGTCTTTGCATACGGCTTCAAGGGATTCGTCTGCGGCTGCGCTTCCAGGATCATCTTGTCGAAGAAGCCATAGATGCCCCACACCAGGAAGTGAATCAGGACGCCTGCGACGAACAGCACCGCGAAAAACAGGAAGATGTTCCGCGCACCGAGGTCGCGATGTTCGTACGAAACCTCGGGATTAGTCTGCATGCTGTGATCAGTGTCCATGGCTCGGCTCCCACAAACGCGGCAACATCGGTTCGTTGCGCACCAGCAACGGCTTCTTTCCCAAGAACGTGCAGAATGCCGCCACCCAGATTCCACCCAGGCCAACGATCGCCGCGATGTAGCTCCAGTGGAAATGCAGGCTCGGCGGTGTCCCACCCGGCAGGCTGTT harbors:
- a CDS encoding SCO family protein; protein product: MKAASIHSQSKFGKTVLLIALTVAIAGTGFGQMIGDPDYSHTPPPELKHVGIEQRLGEQVPLNLQFQDETGKTVKLGGYFQSGRPVILNLVYYQCPMLCGEVLQGLTAMTKIIGFMPGKQFEILTVSIDPRETPQLAAAKKKTFMERLGRPGAENGWHFLVGKQPEIDALANALGWEYQYDAKTDQFAHAAGVILATPEGKIAQYYYGVEYSARDMRLGIVEASKNRIGTLTDQLLLYCYHYDPRIGKYGAVVTNMVRLGGALTLVILGGFLIVMYLHEPRAKGFGTGRA
- a CDS encoding VWA domain-containing protein — its product is MKPRSLVISACIVLCAGLVLPADAQVSPASAAPIFVLARGGSAKVPLKEGFTVRRDVEEAQIRFFATDRSGKPIVGLRPEDIQVFDDRVRVPELKSFTMSQYRPLEIGVLVDLSESIGPQQQGEALMAADLLGEIFDSHRDEAFVVGFSNNVRLLQSQTKDVSLVRDALLHNPGHQGLTSLFDALVQTCRTEFRDSASEGRQRILLLFSDGDDTLSFHDLDDALQEALRSEVTIYAVTSSERGSDGFRILRQLTQQTGGKVYVIQKKQDMGTLKVALNDSVRGEYTVSFHPATEASGFHPVRIELRERPDAILRGGSGYYMASR
- a CDS encoding zinc ribbon domain-containing protein, whose amino-acid sequence is MAFCTNCGKALSEGAHFCTNCGTPAQASPAPVPPVSTSAVAPVAAAPAHAPAPEHFGQSEQSVAPQPATVSEIAVPDTESPVLPSYGEVSESSSSPVFVIACVVLLVLIISGIAGTIYLQRQGKTKGAAPQAQSQSPGSAAGSAPSSASDNSSSGAPADEAASSAQTPASSEPGQQTPGPVAAAPAPQPVSTPPVAESVRAMNLGNYPGATPVAIATLSGETVVAGFLTRDTPQQVMQYYKIRFPVSTMTDSGGKGTLSAMLPGGVRIKIHAEPQGGNTQVMVLQEN
- a CDS encoding ATP-binding protein → MRSQVFFKLVAAFVIVIAAATSTIDIAVRRSWEASLRDEIQRSLQEKALMFADRIRNAPPGADMEKIATDVSRESGARVTIIRKDGLVLADSNANPEEMENHSTRPEFREALQGRVGSNSRTSHTLGIDFLYVAAPVPDGAVRLAYPLIEIAQVNHKVRMTLLGASTLAFIFALIIAALAARSITARLKRIVEFSGRIAQGDLTARIAEPSNDEIGQVARSLDRTARRLEESFAEVERGRRELVTLLNSMQEPVIAVGPDGRVIWANQRMERILPGGLHRNVALVENLRDPELLAAFQEAMDKREVATARAHAVFPGRVFNVTAAPMPSGGAVGVLTDLTEVERVERTRRDFIANVSHELRTPLTSIQGYAETLQETATTDEQKEFLEVIRKNASRMARLTEDLLILARVESGEEEMRLSPTVPAELLKEAEQNFHETEDKRMPLEVHNDALRMVQADRDAIFQVFRNLIDNALKYAGSSDKLVIGARDVDKGVEFFVRDFGPGISSEHLPRLFERFYRVDKARSRESGGTGLGLAIAKHIVLAHGGTIRAESELHRGSTFAFTLPAVQDGNAEAVESPKSKVES
- a CDS encoding phosphate uptake regulator PhoU — encoded protein: MSTAPTAENIVNPGTHILELAQEALRVAKSAARAAAEGIATGSAQILRTLRDREKELDSLDRDVDDLVTATISGASEAHARELLACMKFVIALERIGDLLLSFGNRAGSVAVRIQPQDVKELTMMASGLERMLSDVDIAFCQRNLERAVTVLRSDGELDRLRNLILMRHLEPGHDESRQESFHVIAMAQELERAGDHAKNMAEEVCHLVSGRTVRHVLRTYDKPVVQLQLDRIRTHPGENCLPEEA
- the coxB gene encoding cytochrome c oxidase subunit II; translation: MSRAQKDLEQDGLRYMPNFPLFPTGASSLSGYVDSLYFFLVCLTFVFGVGIALAIVFLAWRYRKQNHPKAVQVEGSLALELTWTIIPLGITMIIFIWAAAIYFYETRPPKDSMEVYVVAKQWMWKFEHTGGQREINVLHVPVGRDVRTIMTSQDVIHSFYVPAFRVKADVLPGRYTSVWFRATKVGTYHLFCAEYCGTQHSGMVGEVVVMDPKDYQAWAQSATDGSLASRGEKNFQQYGCAMCHRSDTQGRGPNLVGLYGHPVLLDDGRTVTADETYIRESIMNPGAQIASGFKNIMPTFEGQITEDEMVALVAYVKALGNGAANPPVPVSNPERAPYPVTPKTEPSVAKPDVPTQPATNRK
- a CDS encoding cytochrome c oxidase subunit 3 family protein, whose protein sequence is MSDSTSAVHLLKHHFRDMGQQSETSAFGMWVFLVTEIMFFGGLFAAYLIYRVLYFDSFAAASTSINVIWGTTNTAVLICSSLTMAMAVYSAQLGRKKALIGFLAVTMLLGTAFLCIKGKEYYDKFQEHHVPGPSYHFVVEPEMAQRFHAIDPQKTEIFFSLYFIMTGLHAIHMIVGLGLLAWLLIRSTRGEFGSMYYTPIELSGLYWHFVDIVWIWLYPLLYLIDRHH
- a CDS encoding response regulator transcription factor, translating into MKPTIFVVEDEADIARLVRHHLEAAGFFVRHFVGAAGVIADAEKDKPVLFLLDIMIPGSDGLELCRRIRQSATVAMTPVIFLTAKAAESDRVLGFELGADDYITKPFSPRELVARIKAVLRRFERPLAPSVLRTGEIEIDSGAMTLSVTGKTVPTTATEFRLLEYLARHPGRVFTRDQLLDAVWRDTAFVTPRSVDVYVRRIREKIEPNPDEPRYLRTVRGAGYRFEAMK
- the ctaD gene encoding cytochrome c oxidase subunit I encodes the protein MATAVQPVERTNYLNADYGIKSWLLTTDHKRIAILYLFSVTFFFFVGGFFATLIRLELLTPAGDLMQADTYNKVFSMHGIIMVFFFLIPSIPAVLGNFLVPLMVGAKDLAFPKINLLSWYLYMIGGALTLYAMINGGIDTGWTFYTPFSTHYSNTNVSLVAIGVFINGFSSIFTGLNFIVTIHRMRAPGLTWSRLPLFLWSHYATSVIMVLGTPVIAITLLLVAAERLLNLGIFDARLGGDPLLFQHLFWFYSHPAVYIMVLPGMGVISELVTCFSRKRMFGYNFVALASIGIAVIGFLVWAHHMFVAGISLYAAMVFSFLSYLVAIPSAIKVFNWTATLYKGSIRFTTPMLYVFGFIGLFTIGGMTGLFLAALGIDVHVTDTYFVVAHFHYIMVGGTLMAYLGGLHFWWPKMTGRMYPEAWAKLSAVLVFAGFNLTFFPQFILGYLGMPRRYQAYPPEFQALNIFSTAGASVLAIGYIFPMIYFVWSLRYGEKAPANPWNAAGLEWTVPSPPSTFNFDETPVVTWEAYNYDEIDAAQPEEAEVVG
- a CDS encoding cytochrome C oxidase subunit IV family protein; amino-acid sequence: MSEEKHTMGHIVSPKVYVFVFLALLCFTLTTYGVAQIDLGPFNALVAITIAMIKSMLVILFFMHVKYSPKMTKVTIFAGFCFLIILLTLSMTDYISRPWTGPDSGARGVQPAQTP